Proteins from one Pseudarthrobacter sp. BIM B-2242 genomic window:
- a CDS encoding FAD-dependent oxidoreductase, whose product MSASPRVVIIGAGIVGTNLADELATRGWTNITVVEQGPLELAGGSTSHAPGLVFQNNPSRTMTEFATYTVNKLLALTKDGDCCFNQVGGLELATTPERLADLKRKMGVMTSWGVESRMVDADECEKIYPLLNTGELTGGREVLGGLLIPTDGLALAARAVQLLIERSSAAGVTYQGNTTVTGIAQEGGKVTGVETSDGVIPADIVVSCAGFWGRELGKMVGLEVPLLPLAHQYVVTAPLAELEGVNELPKGASKPILRYQDKDLYYREWGNRIGIGSYAHRPMPVDMSALPKVPAEEMSDHKMPSRLEFTLEDFLPAWEDSQDLLPALRSSAIQDGFNGIFSFTPDGGPLMGEHPDLSGFWVAEAVWVTHSSGVAKAVAELLVEGRSRTDLHGTELTRFEKVQTSDAYVSETSQQNFVEIYDILHPLQPKESPRDLRVSPFNVRQKELGAFFLESAGWERPHWFEANRGLLSELPEEWQTPPRDEWSAMFSSPISAAEAWKTRTAVGLYDMTPLKRLSVVGPGAQALLHRLSTGNIAKKPGAVTYCLLLEHDGGIRSDVTVARLAEEDFQLGVNSNVDFDYLRVEARKQSAADPAQWVHVSDITGSTCCIGLWGPLAREVMGKLSTDDLTNDGLKYFRTKEISVAGIPVTAMRLSYVGELGWELYTTAEYGLKLWDLLFEAGQEYGIVAAGRGAFNSMRLEKGYRLWGTDMNTEHNPYQSGLGFSVAKDKTGFVGAEALAALKEQQPEKVLRCLTVDDGASIVLGKEPVYVDGSAVGYVTSAAYGYSIRKPLAYAWLPAAVSEGHAVEIEYFGKRIAATVSAEPLFDPGMERLRG is encoded by the coding sequence ATGAGCGCATCACCACGCGTTGTCATTATCGGTGCCGGCATTGTCGGAACCAACCTTGCCGACGAACTCGCCACCCGCGGCTGGACCAACATCACGGTGGTGGAACAGGGCCCGCTTGAGCTGGCCGGCGGCTCCACCTCGCACGCGCCGGGCCTGGTGTTCCAGAACAACCCGTCCCGGACCATGACCGAATTCGCCACCTACACGGTGAACAAGCTGCTGGCCCTGACCAAGGACGGCGATTGCTGCTTCAACCAGGTGGGCGGCCTGGAGCTGGCAACCACCCCCGAGCGCCTGGCCGACCTCAAGCGCAAGATGGGCGTGATGACCTCCTGGGGCGTGGAAAGCCGGATGGTCGACGCCGACGAATGCGAAAAGATCTACCCCCTCCTGAACACCGGCGAGCTCACTGGCGGCCGCGAAGTCCTGGGCGGCCTGCTCATTCCCACCGACGGCCTGGCCCTGGCCGCCCGTGCGGTGCAGTTGCTGATCGAGCGTTCCAGTGCGGCCGGCGTGACATACCAAGGGAACACGACCGTGACCGGCATCGCCCAGGAGGGCGGCAAGGTGACCGGCGTCGAAACCTCCGACGGCGTGATCCCGGCCGACATCGTGGTGTCCTGCGCCGGCTTCTGGGGGCGTGAGCTCGGCAAGATGGTGGGCTTGGAAGTGCCGCTGCTGCCGCTTGCCCACCAGTACGTGGTCACCGCCCCCCTTGCCGAACTTGAGGGCGTCAACGAGCTCCCGAAGGGTGCCAGCAAGCCCATCCTGCGCTACCAGGACAAGGACCTCTACTACCGCGAATGGGGCAACCGCATCGGCATCGGCAGCTACGCGCACCGGCCCATGCCCGTGGACATGTCCGCCCTGCCGAAGGTCCCCGCCGAGGAAATGTCGGACCACAAGATGCCGTCACGCCTGGAGTTCACCCTGGAAGACTTCCTGCCGGCCTGGGAGGACAGCCAGGACCTGCTGCCGGCACTGCGCAGCTCCGCGATCCAGGACGGCTTCAACGGCATCTTCTCCTTCACCCCCGACGGCGGCCCGCTCATGGGCGAGCACCCGGACCTGTCCGGCTTCTGGGTGGCCGAGGCAGTGTGGGTGACGCACTCCTCGGGTGTGGCCAAAGCCGTGGCCGAGCTGCTGGTAGAAGGCCGCTCCCGTACCGACCTGCACGGCACCGAACTGACCCGTTTCGAAAAGGTCCAGACCTCGGATGCGTACGTCAGCGAAACCTCGCAGCAGAACTTCGTGGAAATCTACGACATCCTGCACCCGCTGCAGCCCAAGGAATCCCCGCGCGACCTGCGCGTCAGCCCCTTCAACGTCCGGCAAAAGGAGCTGGGCGCGTTCTTCCTCGAGTCCGCCGGCTGGGAGCGGCCGCACTGGTTCGAGGCCAACCGCGGGCTCCTGTCAGAGCTGCCGGAGGAATGGCAGACGCCTCCGCGGGATGAGTGGTCGGCGATGTTCTCTTCCCCCATTTCCGCAGCCGAAGCGTGGAAGACGCGCACCGCCGTCGGACTTTATGACATGACGCCGCTGAAGCGGCTGTCCGTGGTGGGCCCCGGCGCGCAGGCACTGCTGCACCGCCTCAGCACCGGCAACATCGCCAAAAAGCCCGGCGCTGTGACGTACTGCCTGCTGCTGGAGCACGACGGCGGCATCCGCAGTGACGTGACCGTCGCCCGGCTCGCGGAGGAAGACTTCCAGCTGGGCGTGAACAGCAACGTGGACTTCGACTACCTGCGCGTTGAGGCGCGGAAGCAGTCCGCCGCCGATCCCGCCCAGTGGGTGCATGTCTCCGACATCACCGGCAGCACCTGCTGCATCGGCCTGTGGGGCCCGCTGGCCCGTGAAGTCATGGGCAAACTCAGCACGGACGACCTCACGAACGACGGCCTCAAGTACTTCCGCACCAAGGAAATCTCGGTGGCCGGCATCCCGGTCACAGCCATGCGGCTCTCCTATGTGGGCGAACTCGGCTGGGAGCTGTACACCACCGCCGAGTACGGGCTGAAGCTGTGGGACCTGCTGTTCGAGGCCGGGCAGGAGTACGGCATCGTTGCGGCCGGACGCGGCGCGTTCAACAGCATGCGGCTCGAGAAGGGCTACCGGCTGTGGGGCACGGACATGAACACCGAGCACAACCCCTACCAGTCCGGCCTGGGCTTCTCGGTGGCCAAGGACAAGACGGGCTTTGTGGGCGCCGAGGCGTTGGCCGCGCTGAAGGAGCAGCAGCCGGAGAAGGTGCTGCGGTGCCTGACCGTGGACGACGGCGCCTCCATCGTGTTGGGCAAGGAGCCGGTGTACGTGGACGGTTCTGCCGTTGGCTACGTCACCAGCGCAGCCTACGGCTACTCGATCCGCAAGCCCCTCGCCTACGCCTGGCTGCCTGCGGCAGTGTCCGAGGGCCACGCTGTGGAGATTGAGTACTTCGGGAAGCGCATCGCCGCGACAGTCTCTGCCGAGCCGCTCTTCGATCCAGGCATGGAGCGCCTGCGCGGCTAG
- the purU gene encoding formyltetrahydrofolate deformylase: MTTVLEGRPTANVTAEAGAVVGGRGTDTVQYVLTLACPERPGIVRAITAFLADRGFDIVEHQQFDDHISGKLYLRTAFTPGGKEVSAEGLSAEFASIADEFGMEFAIHDGRPQRLLVMVSKFGHCLNDLIFRWRAGSLGAEIAVVVSNHEDLRPMAEAAGLPFIHVPVTAATKPEAEARLLELVGEYNADLVVLARYMQVLSNDLCASLRGRAINIHHSFLPGFKGAKPYHQAYDRGVKLIGATAHYVTADLDEGPIIEQEVFRVDHSLDPNALVTVGRDAESQALSRAVRWHSQHRVLLNNTRTVVFR, from the coding sequence ATGACCACAGTCCTCGAAGGCCGCCCCACTGCTAACGTGACGGCGGAGGCCGGCGCCGTCGTCGGCGGTCGCGGCACCGACACCGTACAGTACGTCCTGACCCTTGCGTGCCCGGAGCGCCCCGGAATCGTCCGGGCGATCACCGCGTTCCTGGCTGATCGCGGCTTCGACATCGTTGAACACCAGCAGTTCGATGACCACATCAGCGGCAAGCTCTACCTGCGCACGGCCTTCACTCCCGGGGGCAAGGAAGTTTCCGCGGAAGGCCTCAGCGCGGAGTTCGCTTCCATCGCCGATGAGTTCGGCATGGAATTCGCCATCCATGACGGCAGGCCGCAGCGGCTGCTGGTGATGGTTTCCAAGTTCGGCCACTGCCTCAACGACCTCATCTTCCGCTGGCGCGCCGGCAGCCTGGGTGCGGAAATCGCCGTCGTGGTGTCCAACCACGAGGATCTCCGCCCCATGGCGGAAGCCGCCGGCCTGCCGTTCATCCACGTCCCGGTGACGGCCGCTACCAAGCCCGAAGCGGAAGCGCGCCTGCTGGAACTGGTGGGCGAGTACAACGCGGACCTGGTGGTCCTGGCACGGTACATGCAGGTCCTGTCCAACGACCTGTGCGCCAGCCTCCGCGGCCGCGCCATCAACATCCACCATTCCTTCCTGCCCGGGTTCAAGGGGGCCAAGCCCTACCACCAGGCCTATGACCGCGGCGTGAAGCTCATCGGAGCCACCGCGCACTACGTCACCGCAGACCTGGACGAGGGACCGATCATCGAGCAGGAAGTGTTCCGGGTGGACCACAGCCTGGACCCGAACGCCCTGGTCACCGTAGGCAGGGATGCCGAATCGCAGGCACTGTCCCGCGCGGTCAGGTGGCACAGCCAGCACCGGGTCCTGCTCAACAACACCCGCACCGTCGTCTTCCGCTAA
- a CDS encoding BCCT family transporter: MALNSDIRTDAQPPLDLEEPTPVPAPENSPSSHDSHDAENTQQIMQELRQTKAEQAVAERRNRKLTLDKATFGITGVLAIAFVAWGFLGRDSLAATSTLALDWVMEYTGWLFMVLASLFVVFVLWLALGKWGNIPLGKDGEKPEFRTVSWIAMMFAAGMGIGLMFYGVAEPLYHYISPPPGTVDGRTPAAIQTAMATSIFHWTLHPWAMYAVVGIAMAYGTYRLGRRQLISAAFTSLFGIRTVEGPVGKFINILAIFATLFGTAASLGLGALQIGSGLTSNGWIGEIGTPVLVAIVAILTACFVASAVSGISRGIQWLSNINMVLAVILALIVFIAGPTLFILNLIPAAVGDYARDLAEMSSRTEAVGDEALRTWMSGWTIFYWAWWVSWTPFVGMFIARISRGRTIRQFVTGVLLVPSIVSVIWFGIFGGTAFKIQEDADKAGTAGLMSMASGSPSIDFDGALFNLVKNMSMPAWLTAAVIVLAMVLVAIFFITGADSASIIMASLSSNGSSDPKRGLVIFWGLLTGAVAAVMMLAGGDEPSEALSGLQRITIVAALPFVLVMLLLCFALVKDLRRDPLSLRRRLADSVVERAIRSGVDQHGGVQFDLVTKHQCDQHCPDDSRCAASPADTQAPAKNQE, translated from the coding sequence ATGGCTTTGAACAGCGACATCCGCACGGATGCCCAACCACCCCTTGACCTGGAGGAGCCCACACCGGTTCCGGCACCGGAGAACTCTCCTTCGTCCCACGACTCACACGACGCGGAGAACACCCAGCAGATCATGCAGGAGCTTCGCCAGACCAAGGCCGAGCAGGCTGTTGCGGAGCGGCGGAACCGTAAGCTCACCCTCGACAAGGCCACCTTCGGCATCACCGGGGTCCTCGCCATTGCCTTTGTGGCCTGGGGCTTCCTGGGCCGGGACAGCCTGGCCGCCACCTCCACACTGGCCCTTGACTGGGTGATGGAGTACACCGGCTGGCTCTTTATGGTCCTCGCCTCGTTGTTCGTTGTTTTCGTCCTCTGGCTTGCCCTGGGCAAGTGGGGCAACATTCCCCTCGGCAAGGACGGGGAAAAGCCGGAGTTCCGGACTGTTTCCTGGATCGCCATGATGTTCGCGGCCGGCATGGGCATCGGCCTGATGTTCTACGGTGTGGCTGAGCCGCTCTACCACTACATCTCTCCGCCGCCCGGAACGGTGGACGGGAGGACCCCGGCGGCCATCCAGACCGCCATGGCCACCTCCATCTTCCACTGGACCCTGCACCCCTGGGCGATGTACGCCGTCGTCGGCATTGCCATGGCCTACGGAACCTATCGGCTGGGCCGCCGGCAGCTGATCTCGGCCGCGTTCACGTCGCTGTTCGGCATCAGGACGGTGGAAGGGCCGGTAGGCAAGTTCATCAACATCCTGGCGATCTTCGCCACGCTCTTCGGCACGGCGGCCTCCCTGGGTCTCGGCGCCCTCCAAATCGGCAGCGGCCTGACCTCCAACGGCTGGATCGGCGAGATCGGCACCCCCGTCCTGGTGGCCATCGTTGCCATCCTGACCGCCTGCTTCGTCGCCTCGGCGGTGTCCGGCATCAGCCGCGGCATCCAATGGCTGTCCAACATCAACATGGTCCTCGCCGTGATCCTGGCGCTCATCGTCTTCATCGCAGGGCCCACGCTGTTCATCCTCAACCTCATTCCCGCCGCGGTGGGCGACTACGCCAGGGACCTGGCCGAAATGTCCTCCCGCACCGAGGCCGTCGGTGACGAGGCCCTGCGCACCTGGATGTCCGGCTGGACCATCTTCTACTGGGCCTGGTGGGTGTCCTGGACGCCTTTCGTGGGCATGTTCATCGCCCGGATCAGCCGCGGCCGCACCATCCGGCAGTTCGTCACCGGCGTCCTGCTGGTACCCAGCATCGTCAGCGTCATCTGGTTCGGCATCTTCGGCGGAACGGCCTTCAAGATCCAGGAGGACGCGGACAAGGCCGGCACGGCCGGCCTCATGTCCATGGCCAGCGGGTCACCGTCCATCGACTTTGACGGAGCCCTGTTCAACCTGGTGAAGAACATGTCCATGCCGGCCTGGCTGACCGCGGCGGTCATCGTCCTTGCCATGGTCCTGGTGGCCATCTTTTTCATCACCGGTGCCGACTCGGCATCGATCATCATGGCGTCCCTGAGCTCCAACGGATCCTCCGACCCGAAGCGCGGACTGGTCATCTTCTGGGGCCTCCTCACCGGCGCAGTTGCCGCCGTGATGATGCTGGCCGGCGGCGATGAACCGTCCGAGGCGCTCTCCGGCCTGCAACGGATCACCATCGTGGCGGCCCTGCCGTTCGTGCTTGTCATGCTGCTGCTGTGCTTCGCCCTGGTCAAGGACCTGCGCCGGGATCCACTGTCCCTCCGGCGCCGGCTGGCGGACTCCGTCGTGGAGCGCGCCATTCGCAGCGGCGTGGACCAGCACGGCGGCGTCCAGTTCGATCTCGTTACCAAGCATCAGTGTGATCAGCACTGTCCGGACGACAGCCGCTGCGCGGCTTCTCCCGCTGACACCCAAGCCCCCGCAAAGAACCAGGAGTAG
- a CDS encoding ferredoxin reductase yields MIELLTETAIQEPQRIRGLEMPWNRVMGSTETPARAARALGPWHPQEFMAECVETIPEAGAMMTFVFRRCDGAPLAFRAGQYVNVAFPVNGEDQEPVDRSYSLSSSPTEPWTFSITVKCDSTGLVSPWVHENIKPGTVLEMLGPVGAFHLPDADRRARYLLLAAGAGITPIMSMMRTIHSLPGHADVVVLYHGSDAGGFAFHRELAYIASVDSRIKVYYSLGDRSIPEGWEGLSGRLTAAMLEEVAPDANGRQVYACGPEGYLNTATELLKNVGVDDTSIYMEFFSGDRQTLLEYQAEVALAADVAEEIAEEIAESAEDYFEGQPAAFGLYEPGYDAEGTLQASGLPLEIVGPETPGSDPSADSPGGEPEAGSPDASSFDTVGTGSFTMSFMRTGINVRIDPAERILEVAQRAGVRIGANCKEGMCGSCKVVKLSGEVEMNHQGGIRAREISAGKFLPCCSTAQTDLVIDA; encoded by the coding sequence GTGATTGAACTCCTCACTGAAACGGCAATCCAGGAACCACAGCGTATCCGCGGTCTTGAGATGCCCTGGAACAGGGTGATGGGAAGCACTGAGACACCCGCCCGGGCAGCCCGTGCTTTGGGCCCATGGCATCCGCAGGAGTTCATGGCCGAATGCGTCGAGACCATTCCCGAGGCCGGCGCCATGATGACCTTCGTGTTCCGCCGCTGCGACGGTGCGCCCCTGGCGTTCCGTGCCGGCCAGTACGTGAACGTCGCATTTCCCGTGAATGGCGAGGACCAGGAACCGGTGGACCGCAGCTACTCGCTGTCCAGTTCGCCCACCGAGCCGTGGACCTTCAGCATTACCGTCAAGTGCGACTCCACGGGACTGGTCTCGCCGTGGGTGCACGAGAACATCAAACCCGGCACCGTCCTTGAGATGCTGGGACCGGTGGGAGCATTCCACCTGCCCGATGCTGACCGCCGGGCACGGTATCTTTTGCTGGCCGCCGGCGCAGGCATCACTCCCATCATGTCCATGATGCGGACCATCCACTCCCTGCCCGGACACGCCGATGTTGTGGTGCTCTACCACGGCTCGGACGCTGGAGGCTTTGCCTTCCACCGGGAACTGGCCTATATCGCCTCCGTGGACTCACGCATCAAGGTCTACTACTCCCTGGGCGACCGCAGCATACCCGAGGGGTGGGAGGGACTCAGCGGAAGACTGACTGCGGCCATGCTCGAGGAGGTGGCTCCGGACGCCAACGGCCGCCAGGTATACGCATGCGGTCCTGAGGGCTACCTGAACACGGCCACCGAGCTCCTCAAGAACGTCGGTGTGGACGACACTTCCATCTATATGGAGTTCTTCTCCGGAGACCGCCAGACGCTCCTTGAGTACCAGGCGGAGGTGGCACTTGCAGCCGACGTCGCGGAGGAGATCGCCGAGGAGATCGCCGAATCCGCCGAGGACTACTTTGAAGGCCAGCCCGCCGCGTTCGGGCTCTACGAGCCTGGCTACGACGCCGAGGGGACTCTGCAGGCCTCGGGCCTGCCGCTGGAAATCGTCGGCCCGGAGACGCCCGGCTCCGACCCCTCCGCCGACAGCCCCGGCGGGGAACCGGAAGCCGGTTCCCCTGATGCCTCGAGCTTCGACACGGTGGGAACAGGCAGCTTCACCATGTCCTTCATGCGTACCGGCATCAATGTGCGGATCGACCCCGCCGAGCGCATCCTCGAGGTGGCACAGCGTGCGGGCGTCAGGATCGGCGCGAACTGCAAGGAAGGCATGTGCGGCTCCTGCAAGGTCGTCAAGCTTTCCGGGGAGGTCGAGATGAACCACCAGGGCGGGATCCGGGCGCGGGAAATCTCTGCAGGCAAGTTCCTGCCCTGCTGCTCCACCGCGCAGACGGACCTGGTGATCGATGCCTGA
- a CDS encoding SRPBCC family protein, with translation MTASVNVPLNSRGKIAASLPAEQLAEITALFEFRRTGYSLDAPFYTDPSIFKIDMEAIFGQHWIFAASTAELPEPGDYVTVDYGPYSLIVLRNDDGGVNVLHNVCRHRGARVLTEAAGSTGNLVCGYHSWTYSPEGNLIHASAPGETKFDKSCFGLKRAHGREVAGLIFVCIADEPPTDFDETAKIFEPYLAPHDLSKTKIAYQQNIIEEGNWKLVMENNRECYHCDGHPELACSLFPTWGLTEGLIPPHLEEVWNRNKEAQSSLEERCRRYGLPYEVVEQLDTRIAGIRISRESLDGDGESFSADGRRLSKKLLGDLRDFRLGRCSMHLQPNSWFHFLGDHVITFGVFPINEHQSLVRTTWLVADDAVEGVDYDLEKLTYTWKQTNLQDKAFVELCQQGAGSPAYEPGPYMKSEYQVEAFINWYVQRVQEHLA, from the coding sequence ATGACTGCTTCAGTGAACGTGCCCCTCAATTCACGCGGAAAAATCGCTGCATCACTGCCTGCCGAGCAGCTGGCAGAAATTACCGCGTTGTTTGAGTTCCGGCGCACCGGCTACTCCCTCGATGCCCCCTTCTACACCGATCCCTCGATCTTCAAGATCGACATGGAGGCCATTTTTGGCCAGCACTGGATCTTTGCCGCAAGCACCGCCGAACTGCCGGAGCCGGGCGATTACGTCACCGTCGACTACGGGCCCTACTCCCTGATTGTGCTGCGCAACGACGACGGCGGCGTGAACGTCCTGCACAACGTATGCCGCCACCGCGGCGCCCGCGTCCTCACGGAAGCGGCCGGCTCAACCGGAAACCTTGTCTGCGGCTACCACTCCTGGACCTACTCCCCGGAGGGCAACCTGATCCATGCCTCCGCGCCGGGGGAAACGAAGTTCGACAAGAGCTGCTTCGGCCTCAAGCGCGCCCACGGCCGCGAGGTTGCCGGACTTATCTTCGTCTGCATCGCGGATGAACCGCCGACGGACTTCGACGAAACCGCAAAGATCTTTGAACCCTACCTGGCGCCCCACGATCTCTCGAAGACAAAAATTGCCTACCAGCAGAACATCATCGAAGAGGGCAACTGGAAGCTCGTCATGGAGAACAACCGTGAGTGCTACCACTGCGACGGCCACCCTGAGCTCGCCTGCTCCCTCTTCCCCACCTGGGGCCTGACGGAGGGCCTGATCCCGCCCCACCTTGAGGAAGTGTGGAACCGGAACAAGGAGGCCCAGTCCTCCCTCGAGGAGCGGTGCCGCCGCTACGGCCTTCCCTACGAGGTGGTCGAGCAGCTGGACACGCGCATCGCCGGAATCCGCATCTCGCGGGAATCACTCGATGGAGACGGTGAATCGTTCTCTGCCGACGGTCGGAGGCTTTCCAAGAAGCTCCTCGGTGACTTGCGCGACTTCCGCCTTGGCCGCTGCTCGATGCACCTGCAGCCCAACAGCTGGTTCCATTTCCTCGGCGACCATGTCATCACGTTCGGTGTCTTCCCCATCAACGAACACCAGAGCCTGGTACGCACCACGTGGCTTGTGGCTGACGACGCCGTGGAAGGCGTCGACTACGACCTGGAGAAGCTCACCTACACCTGGAAGCAGACGAACCTGCAGGACAAGGCGTTCGTGGAGCTGTGCCAGCAGGGTGCCGGCAGTCCCGCCTACGAGCCCGGCCCCTACATGAAGAGCGAATACCAGGTCGAGGCATTCATCAACTGGTACGTGCAGCGCGTGCAGGAGCACTTGGCGTGA
- a CDS encoding LysR family transcriptional regulator has protein sequence MIDPRLITLRVFARCGTVGATAELTGFSPSAVSSQLRELQRVLGMQLLTKDGRGLRLTATGRFLVAGSDPLIAQWESLRAAAMEAGDQVQSHFGLGGFSSAAAQLLAPLAATLRSTRPLLEVQVLEAEPARCFDLLVAERIDLAVIVAMQSDSYGEDDPRFEQRVLLDDPLDVIIPGDHPLASRQTATLEELASEPWITEAAGSTYHSLFTAAFTAVGVTPRIAHEAVEWETHIAFVGAGLGVGLLPRLAPLHGAENVVRLRITGQTKPTRRIVAAVRRGSIASPLIQESLGILQFNANRILTERLDEDL, from the coding sequence ATGATCGATCCGAGGCTTATCACACTTCGCGTGTTCGCCCGGTGCGGCACCGTAGGCGCCACCGCGGAGCTCACGGGCTTTTCTCCCTCTGCCGTCTCATCGCAATTGCGCGAGCTCCAGCGCGTGCTGGGAATGCAGCTGCTGACGAAAGACGGCCGGGGCCTGCGGCTTACCGCGACGGGACGCTTTCTGGTGGCGGGCTCGGATCCCCTTATTGCCCAATGGGAGAGCCTGCGCGCCGCAGCCATGGAGGCTGGCGACCAAGTGCAGTCCCACTTTGGCCTCGGCGGATTCTCCTCTGCGGCTGCCCAGTTGCTCGCGCCGCTGGCCGCCACCCTGCGCTCGACACGCCCCCTGCTGGAGGTGCAGGTTCTTGAGGCTGAACCGGCCCGCTGTTTCGACTTGTTGGTTGCGGAACGGATCGACCTTGCGGTTATCGTCGCCATGCAGTCCGACAGTTATGGTGAGGACGATCCACGCTTCGAGCAGAGAGTGCTGCTCGACGATCCACTGGACGTGATCATTCCCGGGGACCATCCGCTGGCATCACGCCAAACAGCGACGCTTGAAGAGCTGGCATCGGAACCTTGGATTACCGAGGCCGCCGGTTCCACGTACCATTCCCTCTTCACCGCGGCGTTCACGGCAGTCGGGGTGACGCCGCGGATTGCCCATGAAGCCGTTGAATGGGAAACGCACATCGCGTTCGTGGGAGCGGGGCTGGGCGTAGGCCTGCTGCCCCGGCTGGCGCCTTTGCATGGTGCCGAAAACGTGGTTCGGCTACGCATCACGGGTCAGACGAAACCTACGCGCCGCATCGTCGCCGCGGTGCGCAGGGGCAGCATCGCCTCACCCCTGATCCAGGAGTCGCTCGGTATCCTGCAGTTCAATGCCAACCGGATTCTCACCGAGCGGCTCGACGAGGATCTCTGA